One stretch of Oceanimonas pelagia DNA includes these proteins:
- a CDS encoding response regulator yields MTTHILICDDSVVARKQMARALPPDWDTELHFAEHGKAALAMLRQRAFDLLLLDLNMPELDGFGVLEAIRAEGLEVLTLVVSADIQPRARERVQTLGAMAFIAKPIDTTELTTLLRRYGLYHPGEQQAAIVAASPDASLELCDYLQEVANIAMGRASDLLARLLDVFVRQPVPRVAHIARTELSMAISAADDDGGFSAVCQGFVGAGISGEALLLFSDSGMEEMARLLHHAPSDTSAPDVEVLMDMSSILFGAFLKGLGDQLDVRLGLGQPTVLGRHQPITTLLEHHSNKHEQLLCIEIPYALEQHQIHCNLLVLLTEASVSRLEQNLAYLTE; encoded by the coding sequence ATGACCACTCACATACTGATCTGCGACGACTCCGTTGTGGCCCGTAAACAAATGGCCCGCGCCCTGCCCCCGGACTGGGACACAGAGCTGCACTTTGCCGAACACGGCAAGGCGGCGCTGGCCATGCTGCGCCAGCGTGCCTTTGATTTGCTGCTGCTCGACCTGAACATGCCGGAGCTGGATGGCTTTGGCGTGCTCGAGGCCATTCGCGCTGAAGGCCTGGAGGTGCTGACCCTGGTGGTGTCTGCCGACATTCAGCCCAGGGCCCGGGAGCGGGTGCAGACCCTGGGCGCCATGGCGTTTATCGCCAAGCCAATAGACACCACCGAGCTGACCACGCTGCTGCGCCGCTACGGCCTTTATCACCCCGGAGAGCAACAGGCCGCCATTGTTGCCGCCAGCCCGGATGCCTCTCTGGAGCTGTGCGACTACCTGCAGGAAGTGGCCAACATCGCCATGGGCCGGGCCTCGGATCTGCTGGCCCGGCTGCTGGATGTGTTTGTGCGCCAGCCGGTGCCCCGCGTGGCCCACATTGCCCGCACCGAACTCAGCATGGCCATTTCTGCCGCCGATGACGACGGCGGTTTTTCCGCCGTGTGCCAGGGCTTTGTGGGCGCCGGCATTTCCGGCGAGGCGCTGCTGCTGTTTTCCGACAGCGGCATGGAGGAAATGGCCCGCCTGCTGCACCACGCCCCGTCGGACACCTCGGCACCCGACGTGGAGGTGCTGATGGACATGTCCAGCATACTGTTCGGCGCCTTTCTCAAGGGCCTGGGGGATCAGCTCGATGTGCGCCTGGGGCTGGGCCAGCCCACCGTGCTGGGCCGCCACCAGCCCATTACCACCCTGCTGGAACACCACAGCAACAAGCATGAACAGTTGCTGTGCATCGAGATCCCCTATGCCCTGGAACAACACCAGATCCACTGCAACCTGCTGGTGCTGCTGACCGAGGCCTCGGTCAGCCGGCTGGAGCAGAATCTCGCCTACCTGACGGAGTAA
- a CDS encoding GGDEF domain-containing protein: MALTAQSPRDFHWLVDMLESVDIGLVVLDCEYRIELWNGFMENHSGLSSTHVRDQNLFSLFPELPEQWLRRKVDTVVTLNTRTFTSWEQRPWLFRFRSTRPITGTHDYMFQNLTIHPLADPDGHIRRVCLMVYDVTDVATSKLALEQANKQLSRLSRTDRLTGLLNRGSWESLLHTEFARYRRYRQPCTLVMLDIDHFKRINDSHGHPAGDDVIRHAAALIQGCLRDADVAGRYGGEEFGLILPQTDLEGAGVISERLRRAIADARVDTHGQLLRYTISMGMASLTPATATAQEWLERADRALYQAKREGRNRVCALDD; this comes from the coding sequence ATGGCACTGACGGCACAGAGCCCCCGCGACTTTCACTGGCTGGTCGACATGCTGGAGTCGGTCGACATCGGCCTGGTGGTGCTGGACTGCGAGTACCGCATCGAGCTGTGGAACGGCTTTATGGAAAACCACAGCGGCCTGAGCTCCACCCATGTGCGCGACCAGAACCTGTTCAGCCTGTTTCCGGAACTGCCCGAACAGTGGCTCAGGCGCAAGGTGGATACCGTGGTCACCCTCAACACCCGTACCTTTACCAGCTGGGAACAGCGGCCCTGGCTGTTTCGCTTTCGCAGCACCCGGCCCATTACCGGCACCCACGACTACATGTTTCAGAACCTGACCATACATCCGCTGGCCGACCCGGACGGACACATACGTCGCGTGTGCCTGATGGTGTATGACGTGACCGACGTGGCCACCAGCAAGCTGGCGCTGGAGCAGGCCAACAAGCAACTGTCGCGCCTGAGCCGCACCGACCGGCTCACCGGCCTGCTCAACCGGGGCAGTTGGGAAAGCCTGCTGCATACCGAGTTTGCCCGTTACCGCCGCTATCGCCAGCCCTGCACGCTGGTGATGCTCGACATCGACCACTTCAAGCGCATCAACGACAGCCATGGCCACCCGGCAGGTGACGATGTGATCCGCCATGCCGCGGCGCTGATCCAGGGCTGCTTGCGCGATGCCGACGTGGCCGGTCGCTACGGCGGGGAAGAGTTCGGCCTGATCCTGCCCCAGACCGACCTGGAAGGCGCCGGCGTGATCAGCGAACGGCTGCGCCGCGCCATTGCCGATGCCAGGGTCGACACCCATGGCCAGTTACTGCGTTATACCATCAGCATGGGCATGGCCTCGCTCACCCCCGCCACGGCCACTGCCCAGGAGTGGCTGGAGCGGGCCGACCGGGCGCTGTACCAGGCCAAACGGGAAGGGCGCAACCGCGTGTGCGCCCTTGACGACTGA
- a CDS encoding anti-virulence regulator CigR family protein gives MNKHTLIASLLLAGLALPAQAQPPEGKGPDHAPGRHKEPKEQKWQREEGRPHEAGYEHREEHRDYRQDRRHERELHIDDLVLRRLFREHRDWLDHDGRRSLPPGIAKNLRRGKPLPPGIARQFDPRLRARLPYYEGYEWRRVDNKAVLVDLATENVRYILEDILN, from the coding sequence ATGAACAAGCATACCCTGATCGCGTCACTGTTATTGGCCGGGCTGGCGCTGCCGGCCCAGGCCCAGCCGCCCGAAGGCAAGGGGCCGGATCATGCCCCCGGCCGGCACAAGGAGCCAAAAGAGCAGAAATGGCAGCGGGAAGAGGGCCGTCCGCATGAGGCAGGGTACGAACACCGCGAGGAGCACCGCGACTACCGTCAGGACCGGCGCCATGAGCGGGAGCTGCACATTGATGATCTGGTGCTGCGCCGGCTGTTCCGCGAGCACAGGGACTGGCTCGACCACGATGGCCGGCGCAGCCTGCCGCCGGGCATTGCCAAGAACCTGCGCCGGGGCAAGCCGTTGCCACCGGGCATTGCCAGGCAGTTTGACCCGCGGCTGAGAGCGCGCCTGCCCTACTACGAAGGCTACGAGTGGCGGCGGGTCGACAACAAGGCGGTGCTGGTGGATCTGGCCACCGAAAACGTGCGTTACATTCTCGAGGACATTCTCAACTGA
- the fabV gene encoding enoyl-ACP reductase FabV, whose product MIIKPKVRGFICTTTHPVGCEANVREQIAYVKGKGKLEQGPKKVLVIGASTGYGLASRINAAFGSGAATIGVFFEKPGTDKKPGTAGWYNAAAFDKAAKEEGLYARSINGDAFSNECREKVIELIKQDLGEVDLVVYSLASPVRKLPDTGEVVRSALKPIGEPYKSTALDTNKDVLVEAVVEPANEQEIADTIKVMGGQDWELWMNALEEAGVLAEGAKSVAYSYIGTDLTWPIYWHGTLGKAKEDLDRAAHAIDSKLKARGGNAHVAVLKSVVTQASAAIPVMPLYISMAFKVMKEQGIHEGCIEQIQRLFCDRLYSGQPAPVDEQNRLRLDDWELRDEVQNACREIWKQVQDDNIYQLTDYQGYKDEFLRLFGFGLKGVDYDADVDTQVDFDVIELA is encoded by the coding sequence ATGATCATCAAACCCAAGGTTCGTGGCTTTATCTGCACCACCACCCACCCGGTCGGCTGTGAGGCGAATGTACGTGAGCAGATCGCCTACGTCAAAGGCAAGGGCAAACTGGAGCAGGGGCCGAAAAAGGTGCTGGTGATCGGCGCGTCCACCGGTTACGGCCTGGCTTCACGCATCAACGCCGCCTTCGGCAGCGGCGCTGCTACCATAGGTGTGTTCTTTGAAAAGCCGGGCACCGACAAAAAGCCGGGCACCGCCGGCTGGTACAACGCCGCCGCCTTTGACAAGGCCGCCAAGGAAGAAGGCCTGTACGCCAGGAGCATTAACGGCGATGCCTTCTCCAACGAGTGCCGCGAAAAAGTCATCGAGCTTATCAAGCAGGATCTGGGCGAAGTCGACCTGGTGGTGTACTCCCTGGCCTCGCCGGTGCGCAAGCTGCCCGACACCGGTGAAGTAGTGCGCTCCGCCCTCAAGCCCATCGGCGAGCCCTACAAGTCCACCGCCCTGGACACCAACAAGGACGTGCTGGTGGAAGCCGTGGTGGAGCCGGCCAACGAGCAGGAAATTGCCGACACCATCAAGGTGATGGGCGGTCAGGACTGGGAACTGTGGATGAACGCCCTGGAAGAGGCCGGCGTGCTGGCCGAGGGCGCCAAGTCCGTGGCCTATTCCTACATCGGCACCGATCTCACCTGGCCGATCTACTGGCACGGCACCCTGGGCAAGGCCAAGGAAGATCTGGACCGCGCCGCCCACGCCATCGACAGCAAGCTGAAAGCGCGCGGTGGCAACGCCCATGTGGCGGTGCTCAAGTCGGTGGTAACCCAGGCGTCTGCCGCCATTCCGGTGATGCCGTTGTACATTTCCATGGCCTTCAAGGTGATGAAGGAGCAGGGCATTCACGAAGGCTGCATCGAGCAAATTCAGCGTCTGTTCTGCGATCGCCTCTACAGCGGTCAGCCGGCCCCGGTGGATGAGCAGAACCGTCTGCGTCTGGACGACTGGGAGCTGCGCGACGAAGTGCAGAACGCCTGCCGCGAGATCTGGAAACAGGTGCAGGACGACAACATCTACCAGCTCACCGACTATCAGGGCTACAAGGACGAATTCCTGCGCCTGTTCGGGTTCGGCCTGAAGGGAGTGGATTACGACGCCGACGTGGATACTCAGGTCGACTTCGATGTGATTGAACTGGCCTGA
- a CDS encoding DEAD/DEAH box helicase, with the protein MFTLRPYQQEAVDRTLAYFRRHSEPGVLVLPTGAGKSLVIAELARLARGRVLVLAHVRELVEQNHAKYQAYGVEADIFSAGLKRRESSRQVVFGSVQSVARNLKAFSGFSLVIIDECHRVSDDDNSQYAQVINHLRAGNPALKVLGLTATPYRLGLGWIYRTHHHGMVRSRGPRFFEHCLFELPLRLMIKQGYLCPPELVDAPVVHYDFSRLYEQGLFTEQALERELARQPRVTPHVVEQIKDYAEDRQGVMIFAATVRHASEVAGLLPPGHTALVTGDTPGPERDAIIARFKAKELKFLVNVAVLTTGFDAPHVDLIAILRPTQSVALYQQIIGRGLRLSPGKTDCLVLDYAGNNMDIFAPEVGEPRPNPDTTQVQVPCPACGFANIFWGRTDAEGRVLEHFGRRCQGLFEDEDGGREECGYRFRFKSCPQCLAENDIAARQCHDCGEVLVDPDKKLKDALALKDALVLRCAGLTLEAANGKYGPALKVTYHDEDGTELHTWYAFDAKGPKGRFYREFVRPHWPAPGTEPDFAGLEQVLAAAGRFRHPDFVIARAHKRGWQVRETIFDYQGRFRTAHAL; encoded by the coding sequence ATGTTTACGTTACGTCCCTATCAGCAGGAGGCGGTTGACCGCACCCTTGCCTATTTTCGCCGCCACAGCGAGCCCGGGGTGCTGGTGCTGCCCACCGGCGCCGGCAAGAGCCTGGTGATCGCCGAGCTGGCGCGCCTCGCCCGCGGCCGGGTGCTGGTGCTGGCCCACGTGCGCGAGCTGGTGGAGCAGAACCACGCCAAGTATCAGGCCTACGGGGTGGAAGCAGATATCTTCTCCGCCGGGCTCAAGCGCCGGGAAAGCAGCCGCCAGGTGGTGTTTGGCTCGGTGCAGTCGGTGGCCCGCAACCTGAAGGCCTTCAGCGGCTTCAGCCTGGTGATCATCGACGAGTGCCACCGGGTCTCCGACGACGACAACAGCCAGTACGCCCAGGTCATCAATCATTTGCGCGCCGGCAATCCGGCGCTCAAGGTGCTGGGACTCACCGCCACCCCCTACCGGCTGGGGCTGGGCTGGATTTACCGCACCCACCACCATGGCATGGTGCGCAGCCGGGGCCCGCGCTTTTTTGAACACTGCCTGTTTGAGCTGCCGCTCAGACTGATGATCAAGCAGGGCTACCTGTGTCCACCCGAGCTGGTGGACGCCCCCGTGGTGCATTACGACTTTTCCCGGCTGTATGAGCAGGGCCTGTTTACCGAGCAGGCGCTGGAGCGGGAGCTGGCCCGCCAGCCCCGGGTCACGCCCCATGTGGTGGAGCAGATCAAGGACTACGCCGAAGACCGCCAGGGCGTGATGATCTTCGCCGCCACCGTGCGCCACGCCAGCGAGGTGGCCGGCCTGCTGCCCCCCGGGCACACCGCCCTGGTGACCGGCGACACGCCGGGGCCGGAGCGGGACGCTATCATTGCCCGCTTCAAGGCCAAAGAGCTCAAGTTTCTGGTGAACGTGGCGGTGCTTACCACCGGCTTTGACGCTCCCCATGTGGATCTGATCGCCATTTTGCGGCCCACCCAGTCGGTGGCCCTGTACCAGCAGATCATCGGCCGGGGCCTGCGGCTCAGTCCGGGCAAGACCGACTGCCTGGTGCTGGATTACGCCGGCAACAACATGGACATCTTCGCCCCGGAAGTGGGCGAGCCCAGGCCCAACCCCGACACCACCCAGGTGCAGGTGCCCTGCCCCGCCTGCGGCTTTGCCAATATCTTCTGGGGCAGGACCGACGCCGAGGGCCGGGTGCTGGAGCACTTTGGCCGCCGCTGCCAGGGGCTGTTTGAAGACGAAGACGGCGGGCGGGAAGAATGTGGCTACCGCTTTCGCTTTAAAAGCTGCCCCCAGTGCCTGGCGGAAAACGACATCGCCGCCCGCCAGTGCCACGACTGCGGCGAGGTACTGGTGGATCCGGACAAAAAACTGAAGGACGCCCTGGCGCTGAAGGATGCCCTGGTGCTGCGCTGCGCCGGCCTCACCCTTGAGGCCGCCAACGGCAAATACGGCCCGGCGCTGAAGGTCACCTACCACGACGAGGACGGCACCGAGCTGCACACATGGTATGCTTTCGACGCCAAGGGTCCCAAGGGCCGTTTTTACCGGGAATTTGTGCGCCCGCACTGGCCGGCGCCGGGCACCGAGCCCGACTTTGCCGGGCTGGAGCAGGTGCTGGCCGCCGCCGGTCGTTTTCGCCACCCGGACTTTGTCATCGCCCGGGCCCACAAGCGCGGCTGGCAGGTCCGGGAAACCATTTTTGATTATCAGGGCCGGTTTCGCACCGCCCATGCCTTGTAG
- the dacB gene encoding D-alanyl-D-alanine carboxypeptidase/D-alanyl-D-alanine endopeptidase, which translates to MKLFATIFSALLAAVYATTAMASAPPEHSQSAWMLADAGSGEVELSHQSELLMKPASTQKLVTVLAGALALGPDWRYTTPLRYRGELQQGRLDGDLLIDFGGDPTFTREQLAGLLRHSGIRHVSGRVLLNQYRFAGYDRGNGWSWNDLGVCYTAPAAALILDRNCVQGALYARSGQPARATVPSHQPISVSAEVAVLNKAEREQQFCSLELDMSPPNRYHLTGCIGPRQEPWPLRFAIQDVTAWGEQLTLWALQQAGITLSGHIEGSQLNAADWPVLGRHRSPPFAELAEQILVHSDNLYADSLLRTLGATHFGQPGSFRNGTRAVRDILKEQANIDLGPAWLADGSGLSAHNLLRAKDLLAVLLTISRDPRAQWLMARLPVSGESGTLRYRKSVLSPALKGRITAKTGTIAHVQNLAGFIDTPQGERKAFVLLQNGLSLTPEQEQAMAEGALEWPARRFERDWLEGVMQRASIASANQSPSN; encoded by the coding sequence ATGAAACTGTTTGCGACGATTTTTTCTGCCTTGTTGGCAGCCGTGTATGCCACCACCGCCATGGCGTCGGCCCCGCCCGAGCACAGCCAGAGCGCCTGGATGCTGGCCGATGCCGGCAGCGGCGAGGTGGAGCTCAGCCACCAGAGTGAACTGCTGATGAAGCCCGCCTCCACCCAGAAGCTGGTCACCGTGCTGGCCGGCGCCCTGGCACTGGGGCCGGACTGGCGCTATACCACCCCACTTCGCTACCGGGGCGAGCTGCAGCAGGGCCGGCTCGACGGCGATTTGCTGATCGACTTTGGCGGCGATCCCACTTTCACCCGGGAGCAGCTCGCCGGCCTGCTGCGCCACAGCGGCATTCGCCATGTCAGCGGCCGGGTGCTGCTAAACCAGTACCGCTTTGCCGGCTACGACCGGGGCAACGGCTGGTCGTGGAACGATCTGGGGGTCTGCTATACGGCGCCGGCGGCGGCGCTGATCCTGGATCGCAACTGCGTGCAAGGCGCCCTCTACGCCCGCTCGGGACAGCCGGCCCGGGCCACGGTGCCGTCGCACCAGCCGATCAGCGTCAGCGCCGAGGTGGCGGTGCTGAACAAGGCCGAGCGCGAGCAACAATTTTGCTCGCTGGAGCTCGACATGAGCCCCCCCAACCGCTACCACCTTACCGGCTGTATCGGCCCGCGCCAGGAGCCCTGGCCGCTGCGCTTTGCCATTCAGGACGTCACCGCCTGGGGCGAGCAGCTCACTCTCTGGGCGCTACAACAGGCCGGCATTACCCTCTCGGGCCATATTGAAGGCAGCCAGCTGAACGCCGCCGACTGGCCGGTGCTCGGCCGCCACCGTTCACCGCCTTTTGCGGAACTGGCCGAACAGATCCTGGTGCACTCCGACAATCTCTATGCCGACAGCCTGCTGCGTACTCTTGGGGCCACGCACTTTGGCCAGCCCGGCAGCTTTCGTAATGGCACCCGGGCGGTGCGTGACATTCTGAAAGAACAGGCCAATATCGATCTGGGGCCGGCCTGGCTGGCCGACGGCTCCGGCCTCTCGGCCCACAACCTGCTGCGGGCGAAGGATCTGCTGGCGGTGCTGCTTACCATCAGCCGCGACCCACGCGCCCAGTGGCTGATGGCCCGGCTGCCGGTCAGCGGCGAAAGCGGCACCCTGCGCTACCGCAAGAGCGTGCTGAGCCCGGCGCTGAAGGGCAGGATCACCGCCAAGACCGGTACCATTGCCCATGTGCAGAACCTGGCAGGCTTTATCGATACCCCCCAGGGCGAGCGCAAGGCCTTTGTACTGTTGCAAAACGGCCTGTCGCTGACTCCGGAACAGGAGCAGGCCATGGCCGAAGGCGCGCTGGAATGGCCGGCGCGGCGCTTCGAGCGGGACTGGCTGGAAGGGGTCATGCAACGGGCATCCATTGCCAGTGCCAATCAATCCCCCAGCAATTAA
- a CDS encoding GrxA family glutaredoxin produces MFAVIFGRPGCPFCVRAKDLAEKLSSERDDFKYRYVDIHAEGISKADLEKTVGKPVETVPQIFLDQQHIGGFTDFEAHAREHLGLYQ; encoded by the coding sequence ATGTTTGCAGTGATTTTTGGTCGTCCCGGTTGTCCCTTCTGCGTCCGCGCCAAGGATCTGGCGGAAAAACTCTCCAGCGAACGGGACGATTTCAAGTACCGCTATGTGGACATTCACGCCGAGGGCATTTCCAAGGCGGATCTGGAAAAAACCGTGGGCAAACCGGTGGAAACCGTGCCGCAGATTTTCCTCGACCAGCAGCACATCGGCGGTTTCACCGATTTTGAAGCCCACGCCAGAGAGCACCTGGGCCTGTATCAGTAA